A stretch of the Rosa rugosa chromosome 5, drRosRugo1.1, whole genome shotgun sequence genome encodes the following:
- the LOC133707928 gene encoding uncharacterized protein LOC133707928, giving the protein MALNRNPAMAAMLLGLLLLMHGPTSALALSGGAVGGGSFSSGGSSSSSSSSSSSRYYDSGDGSSSSSSSSMNFIIWIIIGFIAAAIAFFPFVFVIACCCKIKGEKCSSFSTSVLKLQVGLLGSAPTLQTDLNRIAETADTSTSQGWSNVLAGATISLLQNLDYCISGYSSVALKQTIQDAEKYFNQLSITERAICDKETLVNVNNIKVKSSTSKAATGSQSEYITVTILVATRGLYKLPTVDDSSTLKQALQNLKSIPSNKILSVQVLWTPQEEDDNLSEQQLLNKYPLLKPFKDYPLVEVTLG; this is encoded by the exons ATGGCTCTGAACAGGAATCCGGCAATGGCTGCCATGCTGTTAGGGTTGTTGTTATTGATGCATGGCCCCACTTCGGCATTGGCCCTATCGGGCGGGGCAGTCGGCGGAGGCTCCTTCTCATCCGGCggctcttcttcatcatcatcatcctcatcttcttctAGGTACTACGATTCTGGCGATGGTTCGTCCTCTTCGTCGTCGTCCTCAATGAACTTCATCATCTGGATAATCATCGGATTCATCGCTGCAGCTATCGCGTTTTTTCCGTTTGTTTTTGTGATAGCCTGCTGCTGCAAAATTAAGGGAGAAAAATGTTCGAGTTTTTCAACTAGTGTTTTGAAGCTCCAG GTTGGTTTATTGGGCTCAGCACCAACCCTCCAAACGGATCTCAATCGGATTGCTGAAACCGCAGATACTTCCACCTCTCAGGGTTGGAGCAATGTTTTGGCAG gggCAACAATAAGTTTGCTTCAGAATCTTGACTATTGCATCTCAGGTTATTCATCA GTGGCTCTAAAACAAACCATACAGGATGCAGAGAAATACTTCAATCAATTGTCGATCACAGAAAGGGCTATATGTGATAAAGAAACGCTTGTCAATGTGAACAACATAAAAGTTAAAAGTTCAACCAGCAAGGCAGCTACTGGATCCCAGAGTGAATATATAACG GTTACTATACTGGTGGCCACTCGAGGATTGTATAAGCTGCCAACAGTTGATGACAGTAGTACCTTGAAGCAAGCATTGCAAAACCTCAAATCCATTCCCTCGAACAAAATATTG TCAGTCCAAGTCTTGTGGACTCCTCAAGAAGAAGATGACAATCTGTCAGAACAGCAATTACTCAATAAGTACCCTCTTTTGAAGCCTTTTAAAGATTATCCATTAGTTGAAGTTACGTTAGGGTGA
- the LOC133711640 gene encoding uncharacterized protein LOC133711640 — protein MADPTRPEFDILDSEGLEYHRWVSDMETAFVAKDYTATITDPKDDELSNKVKANALMFLRRHIDPSLRWEYLQLKTPKELWDALKGRFGNIHDTLLPELAVQWNGIRLLDYKRVNDFNKDMLRLQARLNFCGREITEDDMIYKTLSTFPTSALILADQYRLEYDNKRITTFKKLISLLQVAERQNEDLLHNNARPTGTKKIPDAGLEMVKGDRSVLVVLGEPRFGSKANICTGGDGPCSESCDVNCCNSNCQAKYPGLDGHGTCEGDGPYRTCQCTYNCVVHG, from the exons atggctgatccaactcgacctgagtttgacatcttggactcagaaggacttgagtaccatcgttgggtttccgatatggaaactgcctttgtggcaaaagactacactgccaccattactgatcccaaagatgatgaactatctaacaaggtgaaagcaaatgccttaatgtttcttaggcgacatattgatcctagtctacgctgggagtaccttcagttgaagacacccaaagaactgtgggatgcccttaagggacgttttgggaacattcatgacactttgctcccagaactggctgttcagtggaatggaatccgcttgcttgactataaaagggtcaatgacttcaacaaggacatgttgcgcctacaggcacgtctcaatttctgtggaagggaaatcacagaagatgatatgatctacaagactctttccacctttcctacttcagcgCTTATACTAGCggaccagtataggctggagtatgacaacaaaagaatcacaaccttcaaaaAGCTGAtcagcctactgcaagtggctgagaggcaaaATGAGGATCTCTTGCACAACAATGCTAGGCCcactgggacaaagaaaattcccgat GCCGGATTGGAGATGGTGAAGGGAGATAGATCAGTTTTGGTTGTTTTGGGAGAACCAAGGTTTGGATCAAAAGCGAACATATGCACCGGGGGTGATGGTCCATGCAGCGAATCTTGCGACGTCAATTGTTGTAATTCGAACTGTCAAGCAAAATACCCTGGACTTGATGGTCATGGAACATGTGAGGGTGATGGTCCTTACCGTACTTGTCAGTGCACTTACAATTGCGTAGTGCATGGTTGA
- the LOC133711639 gene encoding uncharacterized protein LOC133711639: MQQHDELFAAIFGELRYPYTADVDLLARVPEDAAQAPPPAAEPAPRPARAPRQAQAGIVIREPPQEGNAPFSGSRAANTSQATGQSGKQKAVMTEPEDKESSSDDDDSQTIAALSARKCSRSDPRTDLWAEDEPIADRLVRHRSSRHTEEGSSAAGEGTSASQAQAPTIVNNSPPPAGAASNAQLALIPVQIIDDSSPEAEDRVPLPDAPREEPSDIPVLEQIAPDSIPIPSEANPEAMPAVVVREPPAEENPNAFNTEDAVAEAVEAEAAEPALNMVSSRTQSDPSWGRR; encoded by the exons atgCAACAGCATGATGAGCTATTCGCTGCCATTTTCGGGGAACTGCGATACCCCTATACTGCCGACGTCGATCTACTTGCTCGCGTCCCTGAAGACGCTGCACAagctcctcctcctgctgctgagccggctccgcgacccgcgcgagccccacgtcaggcccagGCTGGTATCGTAATCCGCGAACCCCCTCAAGAG GGAAATGCGCCATTTTCTGGCAGTCGCGCAGCCAACACTTCCCAAGCCACTGGCCAgtctgggaaacaaaaggcagtaatgacagagcctgaagacaaagaatcctcctctgatgatgatgactcgcAGACG ATCGCCGCCCTCTCGGCTCGGAAATGCAGTCGctctgatcctcgaactgacctatgggcagaagatgaaccaatcgctgaccgactg GTTCGCCACAGGTCCTCGAGACACactgaagaaggatcttcagctgctggtgaaggcacatctgcttcccaagcccaagcgccaactattgtgaacaactctccacctcctgcgggcgctgccagtaatgcacagttggccttgatcccagtgcagatcatagatgataGCTCGCCTGAGGCCGAAGATAGAGTACCATTACCGGATGCGCCTCGCGAGGAACCAAGCGATATACCTGTCCTGGAACAGATAGCGCCTGACTCAATTCCTATTCCCAGCGAAGCTAACCCAGAGGCAATGCCAGCAGTCGTTGTGCGTGAGCCCCCAGCCGAGGAG AATCCAAATGCCTTCAACACTGAGGATGCTGTAGCTGAAGCTGTAGAGGCAGAGGCTGCTGAGCCCGCTCTTAATATG gttagctcgCGTACTCAAAGTGACCCctcctggggtcgtagatga